The Ancylobacter sp. WKF20 genome contains a region encoding:
- a CDS encoding nucleobase:cation symporter-2 family protein, with translation MTQATHPVDERLPWPRLATLGLQHVLVMYAGAVAVPLIIGRALKLPPEDVAFLISADLFACGVATLIQSLGAPGLGIRLPVMMGVTFAAVGPMLSMAASPDIGLLGIYGAVIAAGAFGMVVAPFISRLLPLFPPVVTGTIILVIGISLMRVGINWAGGGVPTHTKVVDGVAGAFPNPNYAQLEGLGLALFVLLAILALTKWGKGFLANVAVLLGIVAGCVLASVMGVMHFEKVVDAPWFGLVLPFHFGAPSFHLVPVLTMCLVMIVVMIESLGMFLALAEMTGRPVDRTALTAGLRADGAGTLIGGIFNTFPYTSFSQNVGLVGVTGVRSRYVTATGGLIMLALGLMPKMAAIVEAVPVVVLGGAGLVMFGMVAATGARILAQVDFRTNRFNLYIVAISVGFGMIPLVAPNFFKNLPHALHPLLESGILLAALVAVLLNAFFNGVRSGQAAEREVAAAAAAVEHG, from the coding sequence ATGACGCAGGCGACGCACCCGGTCGATGAGAGGCTGCCCTGGCCGCGCCTCGCCACGCTCGGCCTCCAGCATGTGCTGGTGATGTATGCCGGCGCGGTCGCCGTGCCGCTCATCATCGGTCGCGCGCTCAAGCTGCCGCCGGAAGACGTCGCCTTCCTCATCAGCGCCGATCTCTTCGCCTGCGGCGTCGCCACGCTGATCCAGAGCCTCGGCGCGCCCGGGCTCGGCATTCGCCTGCCGGTGATGATGGGCGTCACCTTCGCCGCCGTCGGGCCGATGCTCTCCATGGCGGCCTCTCCCGACATCGGCCTACTCGGCATTTACGGCGCGGTCATCGCCGCCGGCGCCTTCGGCATGGTGGTGGCGCCGTTCATCTCGCGCCTGCTGCCGCTGTTTCCGCCCGTCGTCACCGGCACCATCATCCTCGTTATCGGCATTTCGCTGATGCGGGTCGGCATCAACTGGGCCGGCGGCGGCGTGCCGACACATACCAAGGTGGTGGATGGGGTGGCCGGTGCCTTCCCCAACCCGAATTATGCCCAGCTCGAAGGGCTGGGCCTCGCGCTCTTCGTGCTGCTGGCCATTCTCGCGTTGACGAAATGGGGCAAGGGATTCCTTGCCAATGTCGCGGTGCTGCTCGGCATCGTCGCCGGCTGCGTGCTGGCCAGCGTGATGGGCGTGATGCATTTCGAGAAGGTGGTTGATGCGCCCTGGTTCGGGCTCGTGCTGCCCTTCCATTTCGGCGCGCCGAGCTTCCATCTCGTGCCGGTGCTGACCATGTGCCTCGTCATGATCGTGGTGATGATCGAGTCACTCGGCATGTTTCTGGCGCTGGCCGAGATGACCGGCCGGCCGGTGGACCGCACCGCGCTCACCGCCGGGCTGCGGGCCGATGGCGCAGGCACGCTGATCGGCGGCATCTTCAACACCTTCCCCTACACCTCTTTCTCGCAGAATGTCGGGCTGGTCGGGGTCACCGGCGTGCGCTCGCGCTATGTCACGGCGACCGGCGGGCTGATCATGCTGGCGCTCGGGCTGATGCCGAAAATGGCCGCGATCGTCGAGGCCGTGCCGGTGGTCGTGCTCGGCGGCGCCGGGCTGGTGATGTTCGGCATGGTGGCGGCGACCGGAGCGCGCATCCTCGCGCAGGTCGATTTCCGCACCAACCGCTTCAATCTCTACATCGTCGCGATTTCCGTCGGCTTCGGCATGATCCCGCTGGTGGCGCCGAATTTCTTCAAGAACCTGCCGCACGCCCTGCACCCGCTGCTGGAATCCGGCATCCTGCTGGCGGCGCTGGTGGCGGTGCTGCTCAACGCCTTCTTCAACGGCGTGCGCAGCGGGCAAGCCGCCGAGCGCGAGGTGGCGGCGGCCGCTGCGGCGGTCGAGCACGGCTGA
- a CDS encoding class I SAM-dependent methyltransferase has product MSKVSVSSPDSGNLLSALVPPLALDRMGMNSPVLRMKPVNMHVETPAWLQHIPFAWWIVSQVRPRLLVELGTHAGNSYFAFCLAMRQIGLNGQAFAVDTWRGDEHAGAYNDEVFEKVDAINKQQFSSFSSLLRMTFDDALPRFKDGSIDLLHIDGLHTYEAVRHDFETWRPKMAADGVVLFHDTAEYGRDFGVHRLFAELARDYPHFEFKHSHGLGVLSMSPRPRGDLGLMLRPAGWRESPLGFFRLRRERSIRRHFRDMGASLRA; this is encoded by the coding sequence ATGTCTAAAGTAAGCGTCTCCTCCCCGGACAGCGGCAACCTGCTTTCGGCACTTGTTCCGCCTCTTGCTCTCGACCGCATGGGGATGAATAGTCCGGTTTTACGTATGAAGCCGGTCAATATGCATGTAGAAACGCCTGCGTGGCTGCAGCATATACCTTTCGCGTGGTGGATTGTTTCACAAGTCCGGCCGCGTCTGCTTGTCGAGCTGGGGACGCACGCCGGTAATTCCTACTTTGCCTTTTGTCTTGCCATGCGGCAGATCGGGCTGAATGGGCAGGCCTTCGCGGTCGATACTTGGCGGGGTGACGAACACGCCGGCGCTTATAATGACGAGGTGTTCGAGAAGGTCGACGCCATCAACAAGCAGCAATTCTCCTCTTTCTCCTCGCTGCTGCGCATGACCTTCGACGACGCGCTGCCCCGCTTCAAAGACGGTTCGATCGACCTGCTGCATATTGACGGGCTGCACACCTATGAGGCGGTGCGCCACGACTTCGAGACCTGGCGCCCGAAAATGGCCGCCGATGGTGTTGTGCTGTTCCATGACACGGCGGAATATGGCCGCGACTTCGGCGTGCACCGCCTTTTCGCCGAACTGGCGCGCGATTACCCGCATTTCGAGTTCAAGCACAGCCACGGCCTTGGCGTTCTCAGCATGTCGCCCCGGCCGCGTGGCGATCTCGGTCTGATGCTGCGTCCGGCAGGATGGCGCGAGAGCCCGCTGGGCTTTTTCCGCCTGCGGCGCGAGCGCAGCATTCGCCGTCACTTCCGCGACATGGGCGCGTCCCTGCGCGCCTGA
- the ftsH gene encoding ATP-dependent zinc metalloprotease FtsH, whose translation MNANIRNFALWVIIVLLLLALFSLFQNPAQRQAANDISFSQLLNEVDQGRVRDVVIQGPEISGTFTDGRTFQTYSPNDPSLIQRLYGKGVSITAKPLQDSVPWFVSLLISWLPFIALIGVWIFLSRQMQGAGGKAMGFGKSRAKLLTEAHGRVTFEDVAGIDEAKSDLTEIVDFLRDPQKFQRLGGRIPRGVLLVGPPGTGKTLLARAIAGEANVPFFTISGSDFVEMFVGVGASRVRDMFEQAKKNAPCIIFIDEIDAVGRHRGAGLGGGNDEREQTLNQLLVEMDGFEANEGIILIAATNRPDVLDPALLRPGRFDRQVIVPNPDVVGREQILKVHARKIPVAPDVNLKVIARGTPGFSGADLANLCNEAALMAARRNKRMVTMSDFEDAKDKVMMGAERRSLVMTEDEKALTAYHEGGHAIVALKVPATDPVHKATIIPRGRALGMVMQLPERDKLSMSYEQMTSRLAIMMGGRVAEELIFGHDKVTSGAASDIEQATRLARMMVTRWGFSDKLGQVAYGENNDEVFLGMSMQRQQNVSEATAQTIDSEVRRLVDEGYAEATRILTENKDQLEMLARGLLEYETLSGDEIIGLLDGNAPVRDTTIEPANTRASVVPTAGKNRPPRPDAGMEPQPQA comes from the coding sequence ATGAACGCCAATATACGGAATTTCGCCCTCTGGGTGATCATCGTTCTGCTCCTTCTGGCGCTTTTCTCGCTGTTCCAGAATCCGGCGCAGCGCCAGGCGGCGAACGACATCAGCTTCTCGCAGCTGCTGAACGAGGTCGATCAGGGCCGCGTGCGTGACGTGGTGATCCAGGGCCCGGAGATTTCCGGCACCTTCACCGACGGGCGCACCTTCCAGACCTATTCGCCCAACGACCCCTCGCTGATCCAGCGCCTCTACGGCAAGGGCGTGTCGATCACCGCCAAGCCGCTGCAGGACAGCGTGCCGTGGTTCGTCAGCCTGCTGATCTCCTGGCTGCCCTTCATCGCGCTGATCGGCGTGTGGATCTTCCTCTCGCGCCAGATGCAGGGCGCGGGCGGCAAGGCCATGGGCTTCGGCAAGAGCCGCGCCAAGCTGCTGACGGAAGCGCATGGTCGGGTGACCTTCGAGGACGTCGCCGGCATCGACGAGGCCAAGAGCGACCTCACCGAGATCGTCGACTTCCTGCGCGACCCGCAGAAGTTCCAGCGTCTGGGCGGGCGCATCCCGCGCGGCGTGCTGCTGGTCGGCCCGCCCGGCACGGGTAAGACGCTGCTGGCCCGCGCCATCGCCGGCGAAGCCAATGTGCCGTTCTTCACCATCTCCGGTTCCGACTTCGTCGAAATGTTCGTCGGCGTCGGCGCCAGCCGTGTGCGCGACATGTTCGAGCAGGCGAAGAAGAATGCGCCCTGCATCATCTTCATCGACGAAATCGACGCGGTCGGCCGTCATCGCGGCGCCGGCCTCGGCGGCGGCAATGACGAGCGTGAACAGACGCTGAACCAGCTCCTCGTCGAGATGGACGGCTTCGAGGCCAATGAGGGTATCATCCTCATCGCCGCGACCAACCGCCCGGACGTGCTCGATCCGGCGCTGCTGCGTCCCGGCCGCTTCGACCGTCAGGTCATCGTGCCGAACCCGGACGTGGTCGGCCGCGAGCAGATCCTGAAGGTGCATGCCCGCAAGATCCCGGTCGCGCCGGACGTGAACCTCAAGGTCATCGCCCGCGGCACGCCCGGCTTCTCCGGCGCGGACCTTGCCAATCTCTGCAACGAAGCCGCCCTCATGGCCGCGCGCCGCAACAAGCGCATGGTCACGATGAGCGACTTCGAGGACGCCAAGGACAAGGTGATGATGGGCGCGGAACGCCGCTCGCTCGTCATGACCGAGGACGAGAAGGCGCTGACCGCCTACCACGAGGGTGGCCATGCCATCGTCGCGCTCAAGGTGCCGGCGACTGACCCGGTGCACAAGGCGACCATCATCCCGCGCGGCCGCGCCCTCGGCATGGTCATGCAGCTGCCGGAGCGCGACAAGCTCTCCATGAGCTATGAGCAGATGACCTCGCGCCTCGCCATCATGATGGGCGGGCGCGTGGCGGAAGAGCTGATCTTCGGCCACGACAAGGTCACCTCGGGCGCCGCCTCCGACATCGAGCAGGCCACCCGCCTTGCCCGCATGATGGTCACGCGCTGGGGCTTCTCGGACAAGCTCGGCCAGGTCGCCTATGGCGAGAACAATGACGAGGTGTTCCTCGGCATGTCGATGCAGCGCCAGCAGAACGTCTCCGAGGCGACGGCGCAGACCATCGACAGCGAAGTGCGCCGCCTGGTCGACGAGGGCTATGCCGAGGCGACCCGTATCCTGACCGAGAACAAGGACCAGCTTGAGATGCTGGCCCGTGGCCTCCTGGAATACGAGACGCTCTCCGGTGACGAGATCATCGGCCTGCTGGACGGCAATGCGCCGGTGCGCGACACCACGATCGAGCCGGCCAATACCCGCGCCTCGGTTGTGCCCACCGCCGGTAAGAACCGCCCGCCGCGCCCCGATGCGGGCATGGAGCCGCAGCCGCAGGCGTGA